In Nitrobacteraceae bacterium AZCC 1564, the following proteins share a genomic window:
- a CDS encoding branched-chain amino acid transport system ATP-binding protein (product_source=KO:K01995; cath_funfam=3.40.50.300; cog=COG0411; ko=KO:K01995; pfam=PF00005; smart=SM00382; superfamily=52540) has translation MTMPVLEVTGLCRYFGGLPAVRDVTMRVPAGERRLLLGPNGAGKTTFFNLIAGDYPPSQGEIRIFGENVTRKSANQRTHLGMARTYQIITLFPKNTLLHNVVISLVGLREIRFNPWSDLRRQAALWDEAHATLALVGLDHLADRTVMETSYGERRRLEIAMALAQKPKLLLLDEPLAGLSADERQDVQRLLQSIPRDVTIVMIEHDMDVALAFADVITVMQHGRVVVEGNRADVVANPKTREVYLGH, from the coding sequence ATGACAATGCCTGTTCTCGAAGTGACCGGGCTTTGCCGCTACTTCGGCGGATTGCCGGCGGTGCGCGACGTCACAATGCGCGTTCCTGCCGGCGAACGTCGGCTATTGCTCGGCCCCAACGGCGCCGGCAAGACGACGTTCTTCAACCTCATTGCCGGCGATTATCCGCCCTCGCAAGGCGAGATCCGAATTTTCGGCGAGAACGTGACCCGGAAGTCCGCCAACCAGCGCACCCATCTTGGCATGGCGCGAACCTACCAGATCATCACGCTGTTTCCGAAAAATACGCTCCTCCATAACGTCGTCATTTCTCTTGTCGGCCTGCGCGAGATTCGGTTCAACCCGTGGTCCGACCTGCGCCGGCAAGCGGCACTGTGGGATGAAGCGCACGCCACACTTGCACTCGTCGGGCTAGACCATCTTGCCGACCGGACCGTGATGGAAACCAGCTATGGCGAGCGACGCCGGCTCGAGATTGCCATGGCGCTCGCGCAAAAACCGAAACTACTGCTGCTCGATGAGCCGCTGGCCGGTCTCTCCGCGGACGAGCGCCAGGATGTGCAACGCCTCCTGCAATCCATTCCACGCGACGTGACCATCGTCATGATCGAGCACGACATGGATGTTGCTCTCGCCTTTGCGGATGTCATCACGGTGATGCAGCATGGGCGGGTGGTCGTGGAAGGAAACCGCGCCGACGTTGTCGCCAATCCCAAGACCCGAGAGGTGTATCTTGGACACTGA
- a CDS encoding branched-chain amino acid transport system ATP-binding protein (product_source=KO:K01996; cath_funfam=3.40.50.300; cog=COG0410; ko=KO:K01996; pfam=PF00005; smart=SM00382; superfamily=52540), protein MDTDALTIDGLNAFYGESHVLHNLSFNVKKGRVLGLLGRNGAGKTTCISAIMGLVKAKAARIDLFGQSIAGLSPEAISLKGVGLVPQGRRIFPSLTVYENLTVAARPGRSEDGSGWGLDEVYATFPRLHERQRQLAGSLSGGEQQMLAICRALMTNPRLVLFDEPSEGLAPQIVAEVAIVLKKLRDSGLSIILVEQNIKLALDIADEVVVLNTGYVAHAGDADSFRSNDRLVEQLLGVY, encoded by the coding sequence TTGGACACTGACGCACTCACCATCGACGGCTTGAACGCCTTCTACGGCGAGAGCCACGTGCTGCATAATCTCTCCTTCAACGTGAAGAAGGGCCGTGTACTCGGGCTGCTCGGACGCAACGGTGCCGGCAAGACCACCTGCATCAGCGCGATCATGGGACTGGTCAAGGCCAAAGCTGCCCGCATCGATCTGTTCGGCCAATCCATCGCGGGACTGTCGCCTGAAGCGATTTCGCTCAAAGGCGTCGGGCTCGTGCCGCAAGGCCGACGCATCTTTCCGTCGCTCACTGTTTACGAGAACCTAACCGTGGCTGCCCGCCCCGGCCGTTCCGAAGACGGCTCCGGCTGGGGACTTGATGAGGTCTATGCGACGTTCCCGCGCTTGCACGAGCGTCAGCGTCAACTCGCCGGCTCGCTCTCCGGTGGAGAACAGCAGATGCTTGCGATCTGCCGCGCCCTGATGACCAACCCGCGCCTCGTCCTGTTCGATGAACCCTCCGAGGGCCTAGCGCCGCAGATCGTCGCCGAGGTGGCTATCGTGCTCAAGAAACTGCGCGACAGCGGCCTGTCGATCATTCTCGTCGAACAGAACATCAAGCTGGCGCTGGACATCGCAGACGAAGTTGTCGTGCTCAACACCGGGTACGTCGCGCATGCAGGCGACGCTGACTCGTTTCGCTCTAATGATCGTTTGGTCGAGCAACTGCTCGGCGTCTATTGA
- a CDS encoding 3-oxoadipate enol-lactonase (product_source=KO:K01055; cath_funfam=3.40.50.1820; cog=COG0596; ko=KO:K01055; pfam=PF12697; superfamily=53474), giving the protein MTSVRLRDGTLDIVETGTGKPLVLLHSLLADRAIFDRIVPALANQRRVIVPDLPGFGGSSSAGSTIEGIADRISGLFDALNLGTTADVLGNGFGGFVASTLAIRHGGKFDRLVLADTGLGFSPEGKQSFYAMADRVRQSGMEAIVDVALKRLFPEDFIAANPAIMAERRAALVKTNPDFFAEACHALAALDLTPHIGTIRNPTLVVVGSLDAATPPEMAHELAKALPKADLVEMPGCGHAPMAQAPEGFIKTISKFLDLAQST; this is encoded by the coding sequence ATGACATCCGTTCGCCTACGCGATGGCACGCTTGATATTGTCGAAACCGGCACCGGCAAGCCGCTGGTTCTTCTGCACTCGCTGCTCGCAGACCGCGCCATTTTCGATAGAATCGTTCCGGCACTGGCAAACCAGCGGCGTGTCATCGTTCCGGACCTGCCCGGCTTCGGCGGCTCGTCATCGGCCGGCTCGACCATCGAGGGAATCGCGGATCGCATTTCAGGTCTGTTCGATGCCCTCAACCTCGGGACAACTGCCGACGTGCTGGGGAATGGCTTTGGCGGGTTCGTCGCGAGCACGCTCGCGATCCGTCATGGCGGGAAGTTCGACCGGCTGGTGCTCGCCGATACCGGCCTTGGCTTTTCGCCGGAGGGCAAGCAGTCATTTTATGCGATGGCCGATCGCGTGCGCCAAAGCGGCATGGAGGCGATCGTCGATGTCGCTCTGAAACGGCTATTCCCGGAAGATTTCATTGCCGCCAATCCCGCCATCATGGCCGAGCGCCGCGCCGCGCTCGTCAAGACCAATCCCGATTTCTTCGCCGAGGCCTGCCACGCACTTGCTGCGTTGGATCTGACGCCTCACATCGGCACTATACGCAATCCGACTCTGGTCGTGGTTGGTAGCCTTGATGCGGCGACGCCGCCCGAAATGGCCCACGAGTTGGCGAAGGCGCTGCCCAAGGCCGATTTGGTCGAGATGCCAGGATGTGGTCATGCGCCAATGGCGCAGGCGCCCGAGGGATTCATCAAGACGATTTCGAAGTTCCTCGATCTGGCACAATCGACATGA
- a CDS encoding carbon-monoxide dehydrogenase medium subunit (product_source=KO:K03519; cath_funfam=3.30.390.50,3.30.465.10; cog=COG1319; ko=KO:K03519; pfam=PF00941,PF03450; smart=SM01092; superfamily=55447,56176), whose protein sequence is MKAPPFQYHRPQTREELSSLLAHLENAKILAGGQSLMPMMNLRVLAPDHLIDINRISDLAGIRETAEGIEIGAMTRQADVLSSDIIKTRLPLLSRALEHVGHIQTRARGTIGGSCCHLDPSAEQPAMCAALDAEFIVGGPDGRRVIPASEWFGGLLQSALGEQEFLETIRIKPWAKGHGYGFAEYARRHGDFAIAGGSALIESNTDGRITRAALLSFGVESSPRRLSQAEASLIGQHIDSLDPEPAVAASRALKAMEDVHVTADYRCHLAGVLIRRALNEACSMLERQP, encoded by the coding sequence ATGAAGGCTCCGCCGTTTCAATATCACCGCCCGCAAACGCGCGAAGAACTCAGCTCACTGCTCGCCCATCTGGAGAACGCTAAGATTCTCGCCGGCGGGCAATCGCTCATGCCGATGATGAATCTCCGGGTACTCGCCCCCGATCACCTGATCGACATCAACCGCATTTCAGACCTCGCGGGAATCCGTGAAACGGCGGAAGGTATCGAAATCGGCGCAATGACGCGGCAGGCTGACGTTCTGTCATCCGACATTATCAAAACCCGGCTTCCCTTGTTGAGCCGCGCACTGGAACATGTCGGCCATATCCAGACCCGCGCACGTGGTACGATCGGAGGCAGCTGCTGTCATCTTGATCCATCGGCCGAACAGCCGGCGATGTGCGCAGCATTGGACGCGGAGTTCATCGTCGGTGGTCCGGATGGTCGCCGTGTCATTCCAGCAAGCGAGTGGTTTGGTGGGCTGCTGCAATCTGCGCTTGGCGAGCAGGAATTTCTCGAAACGATCCGAATCAAACCGTGGGCGAAGGGGCATGGGTACGGATTCGCGGAATATGCGCGACGACACGGTGACTTCGCCATTGCCGGCGGCTCGGCTCTGATCGAGTCCAACACGGATGGTCGGATAACCCGCGCGGCGCTCCTGTCGTTCGGCGTCGAATCTTCACCACGGCGGCTGTCGCAGGCCGAAGCATCCTTGATCGGCCAGCACATCGATAGTCTTGACCCCGAACCTGCCGTGGCCGCCTCCCGTGCGCTCAAGGCCATGGAAGACGTTCACGTGACCGCCGATTACAGGTGCCATCTCGCCGGCGTACTCATCCGCCGCGCACTGAACGAGGCCTGCAGCATGCTGGAGCGCCAGCCATGA
- a CDS encoding branched-chain amino acid transport system permease protein (product_source=KO:K01997; cog=COG0559; ko=KO:K01997; pfam=PF02653; transmembrane_helix_parts=Inside_1_11,TMhelix_12_34,Outside_35_55,TMhelix_56_78,Inside_79_90,TMhelix_91_113,Outside_114_135,TMhelix_136_158,Inside_159_184,TMhelix_185_207,Outside_208_226,TMhelix_227_249,Inside_250_255,TMhelix_256_275,Outside_276_286): MNFWIIQGLNGLAFGSLLFILASGFSLIFGLMRIVNLSHGAYFMLGAYVGLSAIEAGVNFWIAILLGAAAISILGAIIERFILRRLNGQPLAQVLVTLGIAFIIADTCVWIWTGDPRPVPMPSELTGALRVSHLAFPIYRLFVIGVAFALAAALWFLLERSRLGAMIRAGVDDLTMARAMGIRTSVLFSMVFCLGSALAGAGGVLAGPILSVYPGLDTDMLPLALVVVILGGVGSLLGAFVGSLIIGFIYSYGQALFPDLAYVILFLPMVLVLTLRPTGLFGRQAI; this comes from the coding sequence ATGAACTTCTGGATCATTCAGGGTTTGAACGGTCTGGCGTTCGGGTCCCTCCTGTTCATTCTTGCATCAGGCTTTTCGCTGATTTTCGGCCTGATGCGCATCGTCAATCTGTCCCACGGTGCCTATTTCATGCTTGGCGCCTATGTCGGGCTGTCGGCGATCGAAGCTGGCGTGAATTTCTGGATCGCGATCCTGCTCGGCGCCGCCGCCATCAGCATTCTCGGCGCCATTATAGAGCGCTTTATCCTTCGCAGGCTCAATGGTCAGCCGCTCGCGCAAGTTCTGGTGACGCTCGGCATCGCGTTCATTATCGCGGACACCTGCGTCTGGATATGGACTGGTGATCCGCGTCCTGTGCCGATGCCGAGCGAATTGACCGGCGCGCTTCGCGTCTCGCATCTGGCGTTTCCGATCTATCGTCTGTTCGTGATCGGCGTCGCCTTCGCCCTGGCAGCCGCCCTTTGGTTTCTGCTAGAGCGCAGCCGCCTGGGCGCAATGATCCGCGCGGGCGTCGACGATCTCACCATGGCGCGCGCCATGGGAATCCGGACCTCCGTGCTCTTCTCCATGGTGTTCTGCCTCGGCTCTGCGCTCGCGGGTGCCGGCGGCGTTCTCGCCGGGCCTATTCTGTCGGTCTATCCAGGCCTCGATACGGACATGCTGCCGCTGGCACTGGTCGTCGTCATCCTCGGCGGCGTCGGCAGCCTGCTCGGCGCTTTCGTCGGCAGCCTGATCATCGGCTTCATCTACAGCTACGGACAGGCCCTGTTTCCCGATCTCGCTTATGTCATCTTATTTTTGCCGATGGTTCTGGTGCTCACACTGCGGCCGACGGGCCTGTTCGGAAGGCAGGCGATCTGA
- a CDS encoding branched-chain amino acid transport system substrate-binding protein (product_source=KO:K01999; cath_funfam=3.40.50.2300; cleavage_site_network=SignalP-noTM; cog=COG0683; ko=KO:K01999; pfam=PF13458; superfamily=53822) — protein sequence MRFRILLSTTILAAFALAPAQAAEPLKVGFMTVRSGALAAGGRQMEEGLKLCMDEHHGEMAGRKIDVIIADTAGQPAVTKTKAQELVERDGAQVLIGPLAAFEALAIDDYIRQTKTPIISPSAAAEDLTQRKPNPWFVRAVGTSAQAHHPLGEYAAKDLHYKKIAIIADDFAFGHEIAAGFQRTFEQNGGKVVQKLWSPLNAAEYGTYITQIDPNVDAVFAAFAGGNGIKFLSEYKNYGMQKPVLGAMTTVDEGILKRMGNEAAGVVSAGWYSAAIDTPANKKFVEAVRKAYGADPGYYTVGAYMACQFLNNALEQVKGDISNKEAFMKALRNVNIPQSPYGPVKLDNYGQPILDIAIRKVEKKDGRLQNVVIKTYPSVSQFWTYGADEFLKSPVYSRDWAPAK from the coding sequence ATGCGTTTCCGCATCCTTCTATCGACGACGATTCTTGCGGCGTTCGCTCTGGCGCCCGCACAGGCGGCAGAGCCGCTCAAAGTCGGCTTCATGACCGTCCGGTCCGGGGCCCTGGCCGCCGGTGGCCGACAGATGGAGGAAGGACTCAAGCTGTGCATGGACGAGCATCACGGCGAAATGGCCGGACGAAAGATCGACGTCATCATCGCGGACACCGCCGGCCAGCCCGCGGTGACAAAAACCAAGGCGCAGGAACTGGTCGAGCGTGACGGCGCACAAGTCTTGATCGGCCCGCTCGCTGCCTTCGAAGCACTCGCAATCGACGACTACATCCGCCAGACCAAAACGCCGATCATCTCGCCCTCCGCCGCCGCGGAAGATCTGACCCAGCGTAAACCCAATCCCTGGTTCGTGCGTGCCGTCGGCACATCCGCTCAGGCTCACCATCCGCTTGGCGAATACGCTGCCAAGGATCTGCACTACAAAAAGATCGCGATCATCGCTGACGACTTCGCGTTCGGACATGAAATCGCGGCCGGTTTCCAGCGCACGTTCGAGCAGAACGGCGGCAAGGTCGTCCAGAAATTGTGGTCGCCGCTCAATGCTGCGGAATACGGCACCTACATCACGCAGATCGATCCGAACGTCGACGCTGTTTTTGCGGCGTTCGCCGGTGGCAACGGCATCAAGTTCCTGAGCGAGTACAAGAACTATGGGATGCAGAAGCCGGTTCTCGGCGCCATGACGACCGTGGATGAAGGCATCCTGAAGCGCATGGGCAACGAAGCCGCCGGCGTGGTCTCGGCCGGCTGGTACAGCGCCGCCATCGACACACCTGCCAACAAGAAGTTCGTTGAAGCCGTCCGCAAGGCTTACGGCGCGGACCCCGGTTACTACACCGTCGGCGCTTACATGGCCTGCCAGTTCCTCAACAATGCGCTGGAACAGGTGAAGGGCGACATCTCGAACAAGGAAGCCTTCATGAAGGCCTTGCGCAACGTCAACATTCCTCAGAGCCCCTACGGCCCTGTGAAGCTCGACAATTACGGCCAACCGATCCTCGATATCGCGATCCGCAAGGTCGAGAAGAAGGACGGCCGACTGCAGAACGTCGTGATCAAGACCTATCCGTCCGTGAGCCAGTTCTGGACCTACGGCGCGGATGAATTTCTCAAGAGTCCCGTCTACTCACGCGACTGGGCGCCGGCGAAGTAA
- a CDS encoding aerobic-type carbon monoxide dehydrogenase small subunit (CoxS/CutS family) (product_source=COG2080; cath_funfam=3.30.365.10; cog=COG2080; pfam=PF01799; superfamily=47741,54292), protein MTERSVAFTLNGEQREAKIDPRMHLGDFLRHSLGLTGTHIGCEHGVCGACTVIVDGAPVRSCLMLAVQVDGCRVETVESLGKPGELSPLQQAFAANHGLQCGFCTPGMLMTLEAFLRTTPAPTEQDVRAAISGNICRCTGYQGIVQSALDTAKANQK, encoded by the coding sequence ATGACCGAACGATCCGTGGCGTTCACGCTCAATGGGGAACAGCGCGAGGCAAAGATCGACCCGCGCATGCATCTTGGCGACTTTCTGCGCCATTCGCTCGGACTGACCGGCACCCACATCGGATGCGAGCATGGCGTCTGCGGCGCGTGCACGGTGATCGTCGACGGTGCGCCGGTCCGCTCATGCCTGATGCTGGCGGTGCAGGTTGACGGCTGCAGGGTCGAGACCGTGGAGAGCCTTGGCAAACCCGGCGAGTTGTCTCCGCTTCAACAGGCGTTTGCGGCCAATCACGGGCTCCAATGCGGCTTCTGTACGCCGGGCATGCTGATGACGCTTGAAGCTTTTTTGCGGACGACGCCAGCCCCGACAGAACAGGACGTGCGGGCCGCGATCTCCGGAAATATCTGCCGCTGTACCGGCTATCAGGGCATCGTGCAGTCGGCACTTGATACGGCAAAGGCGAACCAGAAATGA
- a CDS encoding carbon-monoxide dehydrogenase large subunit (product_source=KO:K03520; cath_funfam=3.30.365.10; cog=COG1529; ko=KO:K03520; pfam=PF01315,PF02738; smart=SM01008; superfamily=54665,56003; tigrfam=TIGR02416) — MSGRFFGAAVTRVEDARLLTGKGHYVDDIELAGMLHAAFVRASFAHGRIRSIDKSDALAMPGVVAIYTMDDFADIAQGPMPPMAQHPLLKTPITYHPLSDTEVRHVGEAIAIVLADSRANAEDAAAAVMLDVEYLPAVSDVVLAHEANSPTTHSQHASNIAATMTAGFGDCDKVFAKADHVLTEQFDIHRGGCHAMECRGVVANIDLLTDALTISTSSQSPYMVRRHLAAYLERDENDVRVMTPDVGGGFGPKANVYAEEFAVALSAIKIRRPVKWIEDRQEHFVATTQQRGQVWSLDVAFDNDGRMRAIRGHCIHDNGAYAPYGLILPATAIASFPGPYALEALDLTIDVVLTNLVPTSPVRGACRPNVAFLLERLADRIARHLSMDRQEVRRRSFVKAEQMPYITGLKTRDGSPISYDSGDYTGALNLVLDKIAAKDFEARRNEAKRRGKLRGLGIASCVEDTGLGPFEGASIRVTPAGKVIVATGASSQGQGHRTAFAQIAADALGVELEDVTVETADSAKFPLGISTIASRIAVTAGSSVQLAADKVRAKAITFASHQLEVGAHDLELEGGAVQVKGVPEMKIKLSEIARALAGTTGVPLPGNMEPDLAATAYFNSNALTFAYGANACEVEIDPETGDVRVVRYVVVHDCGKLINPLIVDGQIRGGVVHGIGNALFERMIYDEQGQPLTTTYGDYLLPMASEMPPIEIHHMETPSPRNPIGVKGAGEGGTIPAAACVISAVEDALGPNGPFIPVHPISPHQIVTWLKGKTAASG, encoded by the coding sequence ATGAGTGGACGTTTCTTTGGAGCTGCCGTCACCCGCGTGGAAGATGCGCGCCTGCTCACGGGTAAAGGTCACTATGTCGACGACATCGAGCTGGCCGGCATGCTCCATGCCGCCTTCGTCCGCGCGAGCTTTGCCCATGGCCGAATTCGCAGCATCGACAAGAGTGACGCGCTGGCGATGCCGGGGGTGGTCGCGATCTATACGATGGACGATTTCGCGGACATCGCGCAGGGACCGATGCCGCCGATGGCGCAGCATCCGCTTCTGAAGACGCCGATCACCTATCATCCGCTCAGCGATACGGAGGTGCGCCACGTCGGGGAAGCCATCGCTATCGTGCTTGCCGACAGCCGCGCCAACGCGGAGGATGCCGCGGCCGCGGTGATGCTGGATGTCGAGTATCTGCCTGCGGTGTCGGATGTCGTCCTCGCCCACGAGGCCAATTCGCCGACGACGCATTCGCAACATGCCAGTAACATCGCCGCTACCATGACGGCAGGCTTCGGCGATTGCGACAAAGTGTTTGCCAAGGCCGATCATGTTCTGACCGAACAATTCGACATCCATCGCGGTGGCTGCCATGCGATGGAGTGCCGTGGCGTGGTCGCGAACATCGACCTGTTGACCGACGCGCTGACCATCTCGACCTCATCGCAGTCGCCTTACATGGTTCGGCGGCATCTCGCGGCCTATCTCGAACGCGACGAAAACGACGTTCGGGTCATGACGCCTGACGTGGGCGGCGGCTTCGGGCCAAAAGCCAATGTCTATGCCGAGGAATTCGCCGTCGCGCTTTCGGCGATCAAAATCCGGCGGCCGGTGAAGTGGATCGAAGACCGCCAGGAGCATTTTGTTGCGACGACGCAGCAGCGCGGCCAGGTCTGGTCGCTCGACGTGGCGTTCGATAACGACGGGCGTATGCGCGCAATTCGTGGCCACTGCATTCACGACAATGGCGCCTATGCGCCCTACGGCCTGATCCTGCCCGCAACGGCCATCGCCAGTTTCCCCGGCCCTTATGCGCTCGAAGCGCTCGATCTTACTATTGACGTCGTGCTCACCAATCTGGTGCCGACATCGCCGGTGCGCGGCGCCTGTCGGCCCAATGTCGCATTCCTGCTCGAGCGCCTTGCCGACCGCATCGCGCGCCATCTTAGCATGGACCGGCAGGAGGTACGGCGGCGCAGTTTCGTGAAGGCCGAGCAGATGCCCTACATCACCGGCCTGAAGACGCGCGATGGCTCTCCTATCTCCTATGACAGCGGCGACTATACCGGCGCGCTGAATCTTGTGCTCGACAAAATTGCGGCAAAGGATTTCGAAGCGCGGCGCAACGAGGCCAAGCGGCGCGGCAAGCTCCGTGGACTCGGCATTGCGTCCTGCGTCGAGGACACCGGGCTCGGTCCGTTCGAAGGTGCCTCGATTCGTGTGACACCGGCTGGCAAGGTTATTGTCGCCACCGGCGCTTCCAGCCAGGGCCAGGGCCATCGCACCGCATTCGCGCAGATCGCTGCCGACGCGCTCGGCGTCGAACTGGAAGATGTGACGGTTGAAACGGCGGACTCCGCGAAGTTTCCGCTTGGCATCTCCACCATCGCCAGCCGGATCGCCGTGACGGCAGGTTCGTCGGTTCAGCTCGCGGCAGATAAGGTGCGGGCGAAAGCCATCACCTTCGCCTCGCACCAGCTGGAGGTGGGTGCGCACGACCTCGAACTCGAAGGCGGAGCGGTCCAGGTGAAGGGCGTGCCAGAGATGAAGATCAAACTATCCGAGATCGCGCGTGCGCTCGCGGGCACCACCGGCGTCCCCTTGCCTGGCAACATGGAGCCCGATCTCGCCGCGACGGCATATTTCAACTCCAATGCCCTGACATTCGCCTATGGCGCGAATGCCTGCGAGGTCGAAATCGACCCCGAAACAGGAGATGTCAGAGTGGTTCGCTATGTCGTGGTCCACGACTGCGGCAAACTGATCAATCCGCTCATCGTCGATGGCCAGATTCGTGGCGGTGTCGTGCACGGCATCGGCAATGCGTTGTTCGAACGCATGATCTATGACGAGCAAGGCCAACCACTGACAACCACCTACGGCGATTATCTCCTGCCGATGGCGTCGGAAATGCCGCCGATTGAGATCCATCACATGGAGACGCCTTCGCCGCGCAATCCAATCGGCGTAAAGGGCGCCGGAGAAGGCGGCACGATTCCCGCGGCGGCCTGCGTGATCTCGGCAGTGGAAGACGCATTAGGCCCGAACGGACCCTTCATTCCCGTGCACCCGATCTCGCCTCACCAAATAGTGACGTGGCTGAAAGGCAAGACAGCGGCAAGCGGTTGA
- a CDS encoding branched-chain amino acid transport system permease protein (product_source=KO:K01998; cog=COG4177; ko=KO:K01998; pfam=PF02653; transmembrane_helix_parts=Inside_1_6,TMhelix_7_26,Outside_27_29,TMhelix_30_52,Inside_53_56,TMhelix_57_79,Outside_80_83,TMhelix_84_106,Inside_107_110,TMhelix_111_133,Outside_134_156,TMhelix_157_179,Inside_180_199,TMhelix_200_222,Outside_223_247,TMhelix_248_270,Inside_271_281,TMhelix_282_304,Outside_305_333) gives MRILASPLLLWLIALSVLLAMPWLVTSEYYVNIASQIAIAAILALSLNLLIGFGGMISLGHAAYLGVAAYLSIYLTAHAGFGHLAGALIAISATTILAMVFGYLALRASGLGFLMITLALGQILWGVAYRWASLTGGDNGLGGLKRPHPFNLDLTDPTIFFYFVLFLLAVALWCIARFIQSGLGQSLQGTRDQPRRMRALGYNVWLIQWLSFVFAGFWGAVAGLLYAYYHQFVSPQALHLTTSAETLLMVIAGGTGTLLGPVVGAALVVILKNVVSAYITRWLILLGVIFVAIVLFMPEGLVPGAKRAFRALRNSPRADKTASVASIAEDRAR, from the coding sequence ATGCGCATTCTCGCTTCCCCTCTCCTGCTGTGGCTGATTGCGCTCTCCGTATTGCTGGCCATGCCGTGGCTCGTGACCTCCGAGTATTACGTCAATATCGCGAGCCAGATCGCGATTGCGGCCATTCTCGCTCTCAGTCTGAACCTGCTGATCGGCTTCGGCGGCATGATCTCGCTGGGTCATGCAGCCTACCTTGGTGTCGCCGCTTATCTGTCGATCTATCTTACGGCCCATGCAGGGTTCGGGCATCTCGCAGGCGCGCTCATCGCCATCAGCGCAACGACTATCCTTGCGATGGTGTTTGGCTATCTGGCGCTGCGTGCCTCCGGCCTCGGATTCTTGATGATCACGCTGGCCCTCGGTCAGATCCTGTGGGGTGTCGCCTATCGATGGGCGAGCCTCACCGGCGGCGACAATGGTCTCGGCGGATTAAAACGGCCGCATCCGTTTAATCTCGATCTGACGGACCCGACGATCTTCTTCTATTTCGTCCTCTTCCTTCTTGCCGTCGCTCTCTGGTGCATTGCGCGCTTTATCCAGTCAGGATTGGGACAAAGCCTACAAGGCACGCGCGACCAACCGCGACGGATGCGCGCGCTCGGTTATAATGTGTGGTTGATCCAGTGGCTGAGCTTTGTGTTCGCCGGTTTCTGGGGCGCGGTCGCCGGTCTGCTCTATGCCTACTATCACCAGTTCGTCAGCCCGCAAGCGCTTCACCTCACGACATCGGCCGAGACGTTGCTGATGGTCATCGCCGGCGGCACCGGGACGCTGCTCGGGCCGGTGGTCGGCGCAGCGCTTGTCGTCATCCTCAAGAACGTCGTCAGTGCCTATATCACTCGTTGGTTGATCCTGCTCGGCGTCATCTTTGTTGCCATCGTTCTGTTCATGCCCGAGGGTCTGGTACCGGGCGCGAAGCGTGCCTTCCGCGCGTTGAGGAATTCGCCGCGCGCGGACAAGACCGCAAGCGTAGCATCCATCGCCGAGGATCGTGCCCGATGA